The DNA window CACGTAGGGTGACAGGGTTTGTTTTGTTCCCCCGCAATTGCTGCGTCCATCCGACTCCTTTGCGTTCCTTTGACCTTTTTGACCAGCTTCGTATCCGCTGCCGTGGAGTCGACTTCAGTTAGTCCGCCAGTCTTGCAGTAGGTGCTTCCAAAAATACCATAACAGTGAACCGTGTGTTTGTTTGCTGACTGTTTTTGTCTCTCAAAAACAAACGTCACTACCGGTTTGGCCATGACCACTTCCGGtacactgttttttttctttttttcttttttttattgaacaaacatactaggggcgtggggaaaaatcgattcgaattcgaatcgcgattctcacgttgtgcgattcagaatcgattctcgtttttaaaaaatctttttttatttatttttttattttttatttatttattaatcaatccaacaaaacaatacacagcaataccataacaatgcaatccaattccaaaaccaaacctgacccagagacacaaacacgacacagaacaaaccaaaagtagtgaaacaaaaatgaatattatcaacaacagtatcaatattagttacagtttcaacatagcagtgattaaaaatccctcattgacatcattattagacatttataaaaaattaaaaaaagaacaatattgtcacagtggcttacacttgcatcgcatctcataagcttgacaacacactgtgtccaatattttcacaaagataaaataagtcatatttttggttcatttaatagctaaaacaaatttacattattgcaatcagttgataaaacattgtcctttacaattacaaaagctttttacaaaaatctactactctgcttgcatgtcagcagactggggtagatcctgctgaaatcctatgtattgaatgaatagagaatcgttttaaatcgggaaaaaaaatcgtttttgaatcgagaattgggttgaattgaaaaaaaaattgattttgaatcgaatcgtgaccccaagaattgatattgaatcgaaccgtgggacacccaaagattcacagccctaaaacATAcacttataattcacacaaaagtcaaggcactttcaacatcaaggaaatacaacaaaagcaaatacagatagagtattaaatattaataaataataataataataaatatgaaaaaaaaagacaaaaggggctacctaaataactttaataataataatataataataatagtaatagattgtatttgtaaaaagcactttacattgagcaaacaacctcaaagttctacagtgtccatccatccattttctaccgcttgttccttttggggtcgcggggggtgctggagcctatttcagctgcattcgggcagaaggcggggtacaccatggacaagtcgccacctcatcgcagggccaacacagatagacagacaacattcacactcacattcacacactagggccaatttagtgttgccaatcaacctatccccaggtgcttgtttttggaggtgggaggaagccggagtacctggagggaacccacgcagtcacggggagaacatgcaaactccacacagaaagatcccgagcccaggattgaactcaggactactcagtattgtgaggcacatgcactaacccctgtgcgaCCGTGCTGCCCgttctacagtgtattaaaaataattataaaaagataataaaaataaaaaaagataaaaactagaacagcctaatagctagaactaatgtgcatatatctaaaaaagggctttttaaaaagaagggtttttaagccttttttaaaagcatccacagtctgtggtgccatcaggtggtcagggagagcgttccacagactgggagcggctgaGCAGAAAGcttggtctcccattgttcgtagctctgTCCTCgggggttggaggaggttagcctgtccgaagcggaggtgtcgtgtggaggatttgtgggtgagtagttctttgaggtaggggggcatttccatggaggcactggtgtgttagtagggagactttgtattcaaacctgattggaacaggaagccagtgaagtttaaatgtttttaacagagATATCAATTCAAGggtttttgtactcttaatcattctcccagatttgattgataattgtaaaccattaagccaattagaaaatgtaggccatactttcataaatcgacatttatgtagaaaacattttgcctgaagcataataatgttgacaaacatgtaTATGTTACAGACGTTTAAAAAAATAGCAAATTTGATTTATTCTATAGTGAATGGGGTCacatctccacacccttgtcTCTCAGCCAAGCTCCGATCTCCTCCAAAAACACttgtacactctcacattccacaaacagatgATTGACATCCTCGACAGCTCCACATATACAACAGTCGTCAACCTCCATGTTAAATTTAAGTTTCAAAAAATCATTTGAAGGGTATATTCCATTTATAATTTTAAgttgtatttctttaattttgggAAGAATTGGGTATGTAATATATCTTGTCCTTATTTTCCTTAGCTCAACTTTTGTAAACTCCTTCAGGATATATTGTCTATGAACTGTGCCCGGAAAATATTCTTCCACTAAAACTGCCCTCATATATTTGTTGGACTTCCGGTACACTGTTGTAGTTTTCACGAGCCGCTCATCTGTCACCTTGTTTtggcaaaaaataaattaaataacacAGTATTGTGTTTTATCGTCGTATGTGCAGCTTCTCTTTTTCTataaacatgaaataaataaaaaatatataaaaaaaatcccgTTTGACACCGGAATTGCATTCTGGTTTAATCCAAAATGGCGCCGCACTAGTTTACTGTGGCTTActagttatttctttatttttgatGATAAAAAGGCAATTATCATGTTGTATTGCTGTAGACTAAATGTTGCTGTACCAGTCCGGTCATTCTCGTTGTATCTCCAATCCAATAAAACAGCAGGTTTACGGAAATATTCACGGTAGGCTGTGACCCACTAGCTTGTTTAGCTGTAATGACTTTAAGAAGTTAATAAGTTTAACTGGCACCtgctccttccatccatccatttcctaccgcttgtcccttacgggggtcTTTAATTAAACCCCATTTCTTAGTTCATTAACAATAACACTTTTGTTtagttaatttagtgttgtttttttgttttttgttttttttaccaggttttaacatttaaaaagttgGCATAAAGCAAATTTTGAGAAATTTTAAAAGCAGTAATTGCTAAGCGACAAAACAATCTGTCAATTGGACCCTTTCTCTAATTCTTATAATATAGGATTTTATATTAAACTTAAAAATACTAGTACTGTACTAATAGTATTAATAGTCCAAAATATCCCATTATTAGAGAGATTTTATTGaattaatttaaatgtattatttgttaAGTAGTAGCAGCTCCTTGTAATAAAATACCTGTTAATTAATTATAACAAATCAAATACTATAATAAGGTACTTTAATAATATTTGACCTTTTATTTTGTGTTCAGATTGTATTCCTCCTCAGGACTCACTGGCTCAGGCGAGCATGGCAATGCTGTCAGCCGCTTGTGGAGCCTCACTCAGAGAGCTGTGCGACAGTCAACCACGCGAACCGCTTCTAAACGCTCTGGAAGAACTCTGAAAATCCTTCTGGCACCGGCAGTGCTTACGGTATCCGGGCGACTATTTTGCCACGCGGCTTACTGTGAGGCAGATGTAAACAACAACATCCCGTTAGAGACTGCGCGCAAACAACCAGAGTTTAAATGGCACATCTTATGGGAGTTTGTGAAGCCACAGCTGTTAGCGCTCACTTGTGCTGTACTGGTAAGCAAGTTcttgtgaataaaaaaaaacaaaaaaaacgctgACGTATCATTAATGGCATCTGAATGGATACTTTTTCCTATTTAGCTTGCTTTTGGTGCAGCGATTTTAAACATTCAAATCCCGCTGATGCTGGGAGATCTGGTGAATGTTGTGGCACGCTACCTGAGGGAGCAAACCGGAAATTATGTCCGTGAGATACAAGGCCCTGCTTTCAAATTGATGGGACTGTACGGCATTCAAGTGAGTCACAAATGTTCAAAACACATCTAGCAACAGATAATGCAATACTGTGTATTTATACAGGGCCTGTTGACAAGTGGCTACATTGTCCTGCTATCGAGGGTGGGGGAAAGAGTGGCGGCGGACATGAGGAAAACCCTTTTTGCATCCTTACTGAGGTATTTCTTGTGCAAATACTTGTAGGTCTGAATGCTAACTCCTTTTTTTCTTTAGGCAAGACGTGGCTTTTTTTGACGCTACCAAAACTGGACAGCTGGTGAACCGTTTGACTGCCGATGTTCAAGAGTTCAAGTCATCCTTTAAATTGGTCATCTCTCaggtacaaaaaagtacaaaaataacaTATTTCCTCGTACAGTGGCTATTTATAAAGTTAACTGCACAGAGTACCAAGCATCCATTAGGGGCGGATGtagaaatgtgttttaaacatcTTAAGTTTCTTAACATTTTACTAACTAATAATGTTGAAACAATTAGACATTTTCTAAACGTCAGCTTTACAGGTGCCACTTCTGTCCCAAATATCATTGCAAAGGCAAATAAATCCACTAGTAGCTATTCAAAATGTGGTCTTTACTGTACAATTAGCCGTATATTATTTTCTTGACGTctaattcttgtatttgttgggATGTTTTTAGGGTTTGCGGAGCATCACACAGACAGTGGGCTGCTTTGTCTCGCTTTACGTTATCTCCCCAAAACTCACAGGCTTGACGGTGGTGGTCCTTCCCTGTTTAGTGGGAGCAGGGGCTATTATCGGCTCTTTCCTTCGCAGACTTTCCCGTTTGGCTCAAGAACAGGTGAGACTTGTTTTGCCCACACACGAGTTGCACTTCTGTGGTCCACGTCAATAAAACTGGGAGCATTTTGTGTTTCCACCAAGGTCGGCAAGGCAACAGCAGTGGCGGATGAGGCTCTGGGAAATGTACGGACAGTGAAAGCCTTCGCCATGGAAGAACGGGAGCTACAGTAAGTGGAGATTGTGGCATGTTGCATTTCGATAAATTGAAAGATAAGATGGTTCAATTTCCACCAGGTTATATGCTTACGAAGTTGACAAGTCTTGTGAAATGAATGAAAATCTCGGGAATGGAATAGCAGTATTCCAGGGACTTTCAAACATCGCCCTGAACTGTGAGTCTATTTTACCATTCGAACCATAAACTATGCATTTATACGCTTAGTACGCAGGTGCCAAACTCAAGGCTGGCGCCCAGATTTgggccgccacataattttatgtggcccgtgaaagcctggaagTAATGTGCGTCAATAAAGCACTTCATATTTCTTACTAGATGTTTGTTCTttaaattttaccagaaaaattgtatgtgctgcctcttttaactttaatattaccgtatttttcgtgtataagtcactccggagtataaatcgcaccggccgaaaatgcatagtaaagaaggaaaaaaaaaacatatataagtcgcactggagtataagtcgcatttttgggggaaatttatttgataaaacccaacaccaagaatagacatttgaaaggcaatttaaaataaataaagaatagtgaacaacatgctgaataagtgtacgttatatgacgcataaataaccaactgataatgtgcctggtatgttaacgtaacatattatggtaagagtcattcaaataacta is part of the Nerophis lumbriciformis linkage group LG19, RoL_Nlum_v2.1, whole genome shotgun sequence genome and encodes:
- the abcb8 gene encoding mitochondrial potassium channel ATP-binding subunit isoform X1; this translates as MLYCCRLNVAVPVRSFSLYLQSNKTAGLRKYSRLYSSSGLTGSGEHGNAVSRLWSLTQRAVRQSTTRTASKRSGRTLKILLAPAVLTVSGRLFCHAAYCEADVNNNIPLETARKQPEFKWHILWEFVKPQLLALTCAVLLAFGAAILNIQIPLMLGDLVNVVARYLREQTGNYVREIQGPAFKLMGLYGIQGLLTSGYIVLLSRVGERVAADMRKTLFASLLRQDVAFFDATKTGQLVNRLTADVQEFKSSFKLVISQGLRSITQTVGCFVSLYVISPKLTGLTVVVLPCLVGAGAIIGSFLRRLSRLAQEQVGKATAVADEALGNVRTVKAFAMEERELQLYAYEVDKSCEMNENLGNGIAVFQGLSNIALNCIVLGTIFAGGTLISSNEMSPGELMSFLVASQTVQRSLASISILFGQMVRGISAGARVFEYLALKPSIPLSGGGRIPYHSLTGRVDFLNVSFSYPTRLGHQVLEKFNLTLPPCKTIAIVGESGGGKSTVASLLERFYDPTSGVVMLDGLDIRTLDLCWLRGQVIGFINQEPVLFGASIVENIRFGKPEATDAEVIEAAKQANAHGFITSFPEGYNTVLGERGVTLSGGQKQRVAIARALIKNPSILVLDEATSALDAESERVVQEALDRATRGRTVLIIAHRLSTIQGADLICVMSNGRIVEAGTHLQLLGKGGFYSDLIRRQRAAQDQK